The Caviibacter abscessus genome window below encodes:
- a CDS encoding TolC family protein encodes MKKYQLFILLLIGLNSFSINALKSNTYNNKINELNNIKNKKIIASVLDDFKYVTNDLGYNYDSSSKHNLKNTLKWGAFTYTITYGNGNGNNGSSNGKVSNSIGVSKDLNDFFYNKWDLNKQLAISEYNKNYDAIKNEYFSLVDLYADLLVKKGEYDNSKSVLDKLNSDEKIIETKYKSGSVSKIDYENFKLQIEIKKHEIIILQEELNKILNQLKAKNVSIDINNLEDFEIKEIKIKDQTNELKNKIKVEKRIAELQYNKYIASKVVPTINVNAMYNIENKSYSVGLNVFKSFDLTGVDLDEAKYNKKHSIIEYDNKLKAVDNKYNDDLSEYALLKNTYKLELSKEQLAKKELEIANLKYRLGSIKYNDLLKAINEYHSSKLNTIKAKSKLGAFILKKEI; translated from the coding sequence ATGAAAAAATATCAATTATTTATTTTATTATTAATTGGTCTTAATTCATTTTCAATAAATGCTTTAAAGTCTAATACATACAATAATAAAATAAATGAATTAAATAATATAAAAAATAAAAAAATCATTGCATCTGTCTTAGATGATTTTAAATATGTTACAAATGATTTAGGATATAATTATGATAGTAGCTCAAAACATAATTTAAAAAATACATTAAAATGGGGAGCATTTACATACACAATTACATATGGAAATGGTAATGGAAATAATGGCAGTAGTAACGGAAAAGTGAGTAATAGCATAGGTGTATCAAAAGACTTAAATGACTTTTTTTATAACAAATGGGACTTAAATAAACAACTTGCAATTTCTGAATATAATAAAAATTATGATGCAATCAAAAATGAATATTTTTCATTAGTTGATCTTTATGCTGATTTACTTGTAAAAAAAGGGGAATATGACAATTCAAAATCTGTGCTTGATAAATTAAATTCTGATGAAAAAATAATTGAAACTAAATATAAATCAGGTTCAGTTTCAAAAATTGATTATGAAAATTTTAAACTACAAATTGAAATAAAAAAACATGAAATTATAATTTTACAAGAAGAACTTAATAAAATTTTAAATCAATTAAAAGCAAAAAATGTTAGTATTGATATAAATAATTTAGAAGATTTTGAAATAAAAGAAATTAAAATAAAAGATCAAACAAATGAATTGAAAAATAAAATAAAAGTTGAAAAAAGAATTGCTGAATTACAATACAATAAATATATTGCTAGTAAAGTAGTTCCTACTATAAATGTTAATGCAATGTATAATATTGAAAATAAATCATACAGTGTTGGACTAAACGTATTCAAAAGTTTTGATTTAACAGGCGTTGATCTTGATGAAGCAAAATATAATAAAAAACATTCAATAATAGAATATGATAACAAGTTAAAGGCTGTTGATAATAAATATAATGATGATTTATCTGAATATGCTTTATTAAAAAATACATATAAACTTGAACTTTCAAAAGAGCAATTAGCAAAAAAAGAACTTGAAATAGCAAATTTAAAATACAGATTAGGAAGTATAAAATATAATGATTTACTAAAAGCAATTAATGAATATCATAGTTCTAAATTAAATACAATAAAAGCAAAAAGCAAATTAGGTGCTTTCATTTTAAAAAAGGAGATATAA
- a CDS encoding efflux RND transporter periplasmic adaptor subunit — protein MAIKRKKIILLLILTLIFGGIFLFIKSRTGTSAPANIYTVKNQNLVLSYTFSGAVVPQKEISIFSETLAQVEKVNFRTGDSVKQGDVLLSLKASSLDDAKLKYKRLALQVEKNRRDYHAITQLFNNGGASKNEVNDAKLTLETSIIDMNIAKKEFSDFKKDIKSPISGVILALNADENYKVEPTKPLFKIADTENLQIIVNAINIKAKKLAEGQKVTVTSDSLESNKILTGKIKSISQIAQKTDGSAENTTRVVIELDNYSTLKPGDSAEVNIIYKEIKDKIVIPYNYISTDLATNKSYVLVVNKDNVLEKRYIKLGENNTINFEILEGLKVNDRIIENTNNLYKEGVKIK, from the coding sequence ATGGCTATTAAAAGAAAGAAAATTATACTATTATTAATATTAACTTTAATATTTGGGGGAATATTTTTATTTATTAAATCGAGAACAGGCACAAGTGCACCTGCAAACATATACACAGTAAAAAATCAAAACTTAGTACTTTCATATACTTTTAGTGGGGCTGTTGTACCACAAAAAGAAATTTCAATTTTTTCAGAAACATTAGCACAAGTTGAAAAAGTAAATTTTAGAACTGGAGACTCAGTAAAACAAGGTGATGTATTATTATCATTAAAAGCAAGTTCATTAGATGATGCTAAACTTAAATATAAAAGACTTGCATTACAAGTTGAAAAAAATAGAAGAGATTATCATGCAATAACACAATTATTTAATAATGGTGGTGCATCTAAAAATGAAGTAAATGATGCTAAATTAACTTTAGAAACTTCAATAATAGATATGAATATTGCAAAAAAAGAATTTTCTGACTTTAAAAAAGATATAAAATCACCTATTTCAGGAGTTATATTAGCATTAAACGCTGATGAAAACTATAAAGTTGAACCTACAAAACCACTATTTAAAATCGCTGATACGGAAAATTTACAAATTATTGTAAATGCAATAAATATAAAAGCTAAAAAACTTGCAGAAGGTCAGAAGGTAACTGTTACATCTGATTCATTAGAAAGTAATAAAATTTTAACAGGTAAAATTAAATCTATATCACAAATAGCACAAAAAACTGATGGTTCTGCTGAAAATACAACAAGAGTAGTAATAGAACTTGATAATTATAGTACATTAAAACCTGGTGATTCTGCTGAAGTAAATATTATATATAAAGAAATAAAAGATAAAATTGTAATTCCATATAACTATATTTCAACAGATTTAGCGACTAACAAGTCATATGTATTAGTTGTTAATAAGGATAATGTCCTTGAAAAAAGATATATTAAACTTGGAGAAAATAATACTATAAATTTTGAAATATTAGAAGGTCTTAAAGTAAACGATAGAATCATTGAAAATACAAACAATTTATACAAAGAGGGAGTAAAAATAAAATGA
- a CDS encoding ABC transporter ATP-binding protein: protein MISIKDIRKTYFIGKNEIEILKGVNLEVSEGEYVAIMGTSGSGKSTFLNIIGCLDKATSGTYVLDGKNIAELNDDQLSEIRCQKVGFVFQAYNLLPKLNAIDNVELPAKYLGMDKETRHKRAEELLIKVGLEDRMLHFPNELSGGQKQRIAIARALINNPRIIFADEATGNLDSKSTEEILQIFKTLNDSGVTIIMVTHEEDVARHTKRIVRLKDGVIQSDSIVTERLGV, encoded by the coding sequence ATGATAAGCATTAAAGACATAAGAAAAACTTACTTCATCGGAAAAAATGAAATAGAAATTTTAAAAGGAGTAAACCTTGAAGTAAGTGAAGGTGAATATGTTGCAATAATGGGTACATCTGGAAGTGGAAAAAGTACATTTCTTAATATAATTGGTTGTCTTGACAAAGCAACATCAGGAACATATGTTTTAGATGGTAAAAATATCGCTGAACTTAATGATGATCAGTTATCTGAAATAAGATGCCAAAAAGTTGGCTTTGTATTTCAGGCATACAATTTACTACCGAAATTAAATGCTATTGACAATGTAGAATTACCAGCAAAATATTTAGGTATGGATAAAGAAACAAGGCATAAAAGAGCAGAAGAGCTTCTTATAAAAGTCGGACTGGAAGATAGAATGTTACATTTTCCAAATGAACTTTCAGGAGGACAAAAACAAAGAATAGCAATTGCAAGAGCATTAATTAATAATCCTAGAATAATATTTGCAGATGAAGCAACAGGAAATCTTGACAGTAAATCAACAGAAGAGATACTTCAAATTTTTAAAACATTAAATGATTCAGGTGTAACTATAATTATGGTTACACACGAAGAAGATGTTGCAAGACATACTAAAAGAATTGTAAGATTAAAAGATGGTGTAATACAAAGCGATAGTATAGTAACAGAAAGATTGGGGGTATAA